From Sphingobacterium bambusae:
GATAGGGCCTTATCAAGCTGCTGGCTCCTCGTTTTCTGCGCAGATGAAGACCGGTTTGGGCGGTGTGACGGCTGGATCAGTGGTCATGATATACGATATTGTTGGGGTAGGCCCCGATGGTGTTGCTCAAAACTTGGATCCGATCACGTTCCAAGTAACGAATTAGACTGAAAAAATTTGGTGAAATGAAGAAAATTGCAGTTTCATTGATCGCTGTAGCGTATTCTTTTGTAGCATTTGGGCAACAAGAGAATCTTTCGAACAGTACAAAGCCGATTCACGCAGAGGAACCGGTGGATGGATATGTTAAGAAAACCGATATGGAAAACCGGAAGGTTATTCCTTATGCGAATATCCGACAAACCGATATCGCCTATTCCAAGCGGGTATGGCGGGAGATCGATTTGCGCGAGAAGATGAATAAAGCGTTTGCATCGCCGAAGTCTAAACTGATCGATATTATTATTGATGCCGTAATGAAGGGTGAACTAACGGCATACGATCCCACACCAACGGAAAATGATCCTAACGGAGATAGTTTTAAGAATGTGCTTCCTGCTGATCAGGTGATGGCTCGTTTCGGTGGAGACAGCGTGTTGGTCGAAGAATTTAACGAGAACAACGAGGTGGTATCTTCACGTTACGAATCGAAAAGTTTCAGTGGAGATAATGTGATTAAATTTCGGATCAAAGAAGATTGGATTTTCGATAAACAACGCTCTGTTTTTGAGCCGCGTATAGTTGGTATCGCGCCTTTAATTGTGCCGCAAATACCGGGAATGGATAGTAACGTGGGGTTACAGCCGGTCGATGCTGTCGCGGGGCAGCCGACGAATGCAGATCCTTTCGATCCTTTTGCTGTGCCACCCGTACAAGAGAACAATACAGGTGATGCGGAGGCTAGCCCTAACGTGCCTACACCGTTAGTGAATAACACCTTTGTGCCACAGGTTGACCCCACACCGGCGTTCTGGATCTATTTTCCGGAAGCAAGGCATATTCTGGTCAACAAAGAGGTCGTTAACCGTAGCAATGATGCAACAGGACTCAGCTACGACGATGTCTTTATTAAACGCATGTTTGCCAGTTACATTGTCAAGGAATCCAATCCGGAGGATCTTCGCATAAAAGATTACCTAAATGATGGTGTGGAGCGTCTCTACGAGTCGGAACGCATAAAAAAATCGCTGATGGACTACGAACAGGATTTGTGGTCTTATTAACGAAAGAAGGTGATAGCAGTCATTGCTAGTGAAAGGAATATCTGTTAAATTGCACCTATTTAGAAAGGTTAAAAATAGTGTGAAATTTGTTCTTTCGATAAATTTTTTTTTTTTTTAAGTTTGTGCATAGACGATAAGTAAAAAAGAACGCGTGAAACTAAAACCAGTAGATAGTATATCAGGAGTCGCACCCGCTGAATTTGTTCGGGATTATCTGAACAAAGGTCAACCTGTCATTATCAAGGACTTTATAAGTAAAGATAGTGCTTGTTGGAAGAAGTGGAATTACGATTATTTCAAGGAAATAGCTGGTAATGAGATCGTAGACATTTATGGGAGAGAAGAAGAGTCCCAAAACCATGCTGCAAGTCCACCCATTGGGCGGATGAGCTTTGGTGAATATCTGGATAAGATCAGCTTAGAACCGACAGAGCTTCGTTTGTTTTTGTTTAATCTGCTGAAAATTAGGCCGGAGCTGAAGAAGGATGTCATTTACAACGACGTAACCGGAGGGAAGGTTTTGCAATGGTTGCCTTATATGTTTTTTGGCGGCGAGGGATCGGCAACACGTAACCACTTCGATATTGACATGTCACATGTCTTCATATCACAGTTTCAGGGAACCAAGCGTATTTGGGTTTTTCCAAACGATCAGTCGGACTTGATGTACAAATTACCGTACAATTTCCATAGTATCGCAAACCTTAAAACCAGTGATCCCGAGAAATATCCAGGGCTGAAATTGTTGGATGGTTACGAAGCTTTGATCCATCCTGGCGATACATTATATATGCCAGCTGGGTGGTGGCACTACATCCAGTACGAAACGGAGGGATATTCCATTTCCGTGCGTGCTTTGGCAAATTCGTTAAGCGAAAAAATCAAGGGTGCAAGAAACCTATTTATCACGAGGCATTTCGATGACACCATGCGGAAAATCTTTAAGCAAAAATGGTTGGATTACAAGATCGAAGTTGCGAAGAAAAGAGCGCAGCGCGGAATTCGTAAAAGAAGTTAATAAAAAAGGGATCGTGAAGATCCCTTTTTTATTACTTGTACATTTGCCGATTGCTAGGATAAAGCAGCGACAAAATCATGGATGGCTTTCGCTGGATCGCTTGTTTTCATGAAATTTTCTCCAATGAGAAAGCTGTTGAAACCTGCGGATTTCAGGAGCTTAATCGTATTGGGGTCAGAGATACCACTTTCAGATACTTTAATGTAGTTATCCGGAATTTTGTTGACCAAACCATAGGAATGTTGAAGATCGACGGAGAAGTCTTTTAGATTTCGGTTATTGACTCCAATAGCATCGATCTCTGGAATGATGTTGAGTAAAAGCTCCTCTTCGTTGTGTACTTCCAAAAGAATGTTGAGTCCCAGAGATTTTGCATAGACAGCAAAATCCTTGATCGTATCGGTCGATAGACAGGCCGCAATCAGCAGGATAATATCCGCACCGTAAGCTTTTGCTTCGGCAATCTGATAACGATCTACAATGAATTCCTTTCTTAAAAGTGGTATGTCGAGTACCTTTCTGGCTGCCGTGAGGTCTTCCAACGATCCTTGGAAGAAATCGGCATCGGTTAGCACGGATATAGCGGAGGCCCCAGCTTGCTGGTAGGCAAGCACGACCTCTTCCACGGTCGAGCTTGCATTGATGACCCCTTTTGATGGTGATGCTCGCTTAAATTCAGCGATAATACCCGTGCGCTCGGGATGCAGTATGGAATCTTTAAGTGGATGGCAGCTGCGACTAAAAAGCGGATATTGCTGCAGCTCTTCCAAGGGAACCTTGGCTTTTGCGGTAGCAACCTCGATAGCTTTTTTTTCGACAATTTTATCAAGTATGGTCATTTCTTGTTCTGAGAATTAAAGGTCTATAATTATTTACGTAGCCAATTTTCAATTAGCTTTTTTCCGTTTGTCGTTAGTATGGATTCCGGATGGAACTGCATGCCCCGCACATCATGTTCCACATGAGACAGCGCCATGATCACGCCTTGGTCGTCAACGGCGGTTACCTTTAGGCAGGATGGAAGCGTGGCGGCAGTGACGGCCCAGGAATGGTACCGTCCTATTTTGGAGTCGCTGGGGAAATCCTGGAACAGCTTTTCCCCAGTGTCCGTCACTTGGATGTTAGTAGCTACCCCGTGCAAAGGTTTCGGCATATTGTAGAGCGTTCCGCCATACACTTCGGCGATGGCCTGTTGGCCTAGACAGATGCCCAATATGCTTTTGGAAGCTCCATAGGTGCGGATGACATCCATCAGCAGCCCAGCTTCTTTTGGTATGCCGGGGCCGGGAGAAAGCAAGATCTGATCGTAGTCGGCCACCTCTTCCAGCTTGAATTTGTCGTTTCTCCAAACGATATAGTCTTGGTCAAGCTCTTGCAGGAGATGCACCAAGTTGTACGTGAAGGAATCGTAATTGTCTATTACCAATATTTTATTGTTGCTCATAACCGTTTTATGCTGATTGCGTTTGTTTATAGCTAGCCTCGATTGATTCGAGATCTTGCTTTTGTTTAACGTTGAAGTCTGCTAAAGCTATGTTTGCTTCTTGTGCCGCAAGGTATTGCTGGCGAAGATCAAGCAGCTCTTGAATGCGGATGTCGATCGTTTCGATCGAGGTTTTGAAGTGAGCGCGTGTCTCACAGTATATTAAAGGCCTGA
This genomic window contains:
- the porN gene encoding type IX secretion system ring subunit PorN/GldN codes for the protein MKKIAVSLIAVAYSFVAFGQQENLSNSTKPIHAEEPVDGYVKKTDMENRKVIPYANIRQTDIAYSKRVWREIDLREKMNKAFASPKSKLIDIIIDAVMKGELTAYDPTPTENDPNGDSFKNVLPADQVMARFGGDSVLVEEFNENNEVVSSRYESKSFSGDNVIKFRIKEDWIFDKQRSVFEPRIVGIAPLIVPQIPGMDSNVGLQPVDAVAGQPTNADPFDPFAVPPVQENNTGDAEASPNVPTPLVNNTFVPQVDPTPAFWIYFPEARHILVNKEVVNRSNDATGLSYDDVFIKRMFASYIVKESNPEDLRIKDYLNDGVERLYESERIKKSLMDYEQDLWSY
- a CDS encoding cupin-like domain-containing protein; this encodes MKLKPVDSISGVAPAEFVRDYLNKGQPVIIKDFISKDSACWKKWNYDYFKEIAGNEIVDIYGREEESQNHAASPPIGRMSFGEYLDKISLEPTELRLFLFNLLKIRPELKKDVIYNDVTGGKVLQWLPYMFFGGEGSATRNHFDIDMSHVFISQFQGTKRIWVFPNDQSDLMYKLPYNFHSIANLKTSDPEKYPGLKLLDGYEALIHPGDTLYMPAGWWHYIQYETEGYSISVRALANSLSEKIKGARNLFITRHFDDTMRKIFKQKWLDYKIEVAKKRAQRGIRKRS
- the trpC gene encoding indole-3-glycerol phosphate synthase TrpC is translated as MTILDKIVEKKAIEVATAKAKVPLEELQQYPLFSRSCHPLKDSILHPERTGIIAEFKRASPSKGVINASSTVEEVVLAYQQAGASAISVLTDADFFQGSLEDLTAARKVLDIPLLRKEFIVDRYQIAEAKAYGADIILLIAACLSTDTIKDFAVYAKSLGLNILLEVHNEEELLLNIIPEIDAIGVNNRNLKDFSVDLQHSYGLVNKIPDNYIKVSESGISDPNTIKLLKSAGFNSFLIGENFMKTSDPAKAIHDFVAALS
- a CDS encoding anthranilate synthase component II; its protein translation is MSNNKILVIDNYDSFTYNLVHLLQELDQDYIVWRNDKFKLEEVADYDQILLSPGPGIPKEAGLLMDVIRTYGASKSILGICLGQQAIAEVYGGTLYNMPKPLHGVATNIQVTDTGEKLFQDFPSDSKIGRYHSWAVTAATLPSCLKVTAVDDQGVIMALSHVEHDVRGMQFHPESILTTNGKKLIENWLRK